A single region of the Thermotoga sp. genome encodes:
- a CDS encoding recombinase family protein, producing the protein MRVVGYVRVSTDEQAKSGLGIEAQIEKIRSYCKLCDLDLVDIVVDEGYSGKSLNRPGLQRVLKKLEASIADGIVMAKLDRLTRSVADVGYLLNRFSQDKQLFSVSENVDTRTASGKLVLNVLISVAQWEREAIIERTKDALKAKKREGRKQEEMFRSDMMQHLKGSSY; encoded by the coding sequence ATGAGGGTGGTGGGGTACGTTAGAGTTTCCACAGATGAACAAGCAAAAAGTGGACTCGGGATTGAAGCTCAGATAGAGAAAATAAGATCTTACTGTAAACTCTGCGATCTTGATCTTGTAGACATCGTGGTGGACGAGGGATATTCAGGAAAATCCTTAAACAGACCAGGACTACAGCGAGTTTTGAAAAAGCTAGAGGCTTCCATAGCAGACGGCATAGTGATGGCAAAACTCGATCGTCTAACCAGATCAGTAGCAGACGTGGGATACCTTTTGAACCGATTCTCTCAAGATAAACAGCTATTCTCTGTATCGGAGAATGTAGATACACGTACTGCAAGTGGAAAATTGGTGTTGAACGTATTGATATCTGTAGCACAGTGGGAGCGTGAAGCGATTATTGAAAGGACAAAAGATGCTTTAAAGGCAAAAAAGCGCGAGGGGAGAAAACAGGAGGAGATGTTCCGTTCGGATATGATGCAACACCTGAAGGGAAGCTCTTACTGA